Proteins encoded in a region of the Stieleria neptunia genome:
- a CDS encoding non-reducing end alpha-L-arabinofuranosidase family hydrolase, with product MKRRLLCNALRSVAVACVAVLLCVTTFPLGLVASGQETAKAASRPVTDRSADDPLVSGIFRWRVGAPILGVDAERLPASSEHPWLAVKDPSIVRYADRWHLFCTLRKRKTGDGRIRIGYLSFADWADAKDADWSVLDLTMGYHGAPQIFYFQPHRKWYLIYQASDETRGLKYGPCFSTNDSIDQPDRWTRPEPLYVVKDGAKAGLDFWVICDDDKAHLFFTTLNGQMWRAETSLDDFPNRGWSDPHVVLQADIFEASHTYAIRGRHTYLTVVEAQAGRRRYFKGFVSDRLDGTWTPLAASRQQPFVSPINVVNQDQSWATSYSHGELIRSGYDQRLEVDPDGMQLLFQGADDTEYQRGSYGDIPWRLGILK from the coding sequence ATGAAACGACGTCTCCTTTGTAACGCGTTGCGGTCCGTCGCCGTGGCTTGTGTCGCGGTGCTGCTGTGTGTCACCACTTTCCCGTTGGGCTTGGTCGCGAGCGGCCAGGAAACAGCGAAAGCGGCGTCGCGCCCCGTGACGGATCGCAGCGCCGATGACCCGCTGGTTTCGGGCATCTTTCGTTGGCGCGTCGGGGCGCCGATCTTGGGGGTGGACGCAGAGCGTTTACCGGCCTCTTCCGAGCATCCTTGGTTGGCCGTGAAAGATCCCAGCATCGTGCGCTATGCCGACCGTTGGCATTTGTTTTGCACGTTGCGAAAACGCAAAACCGGCGATGGCCGGATTCGAATCGGGTACCTTTCCTTTGCCGACTGGGCCGATGCCAAGGACGCCGACTGGAGTGTGTTGGACCTGACGATGGGCTACCACGGTGCGCCACAGATTTTCTATTTCCAGCCGCATCGCAAGTGGTACCTGATCTATCAGGCCAGCGATGAAACCCGTGGTTTGAAGTACGGCCCTTGCTTTTCCACCAACGATTCGATTGACCAGCCCGACCGTTGGACGCGTCCCGAACCGCTGTATGTGGTCAAAGACGGCGCCAAGGCGGGACTCGATTTTTGGGTCATCTGTGACGACGACAAGGCGCATTTGTTCTTCACGACGCTGAACGGTCAGATGTGGCGTGCCGAAACCTCGCTCGACGATTTCCCGAATCGCGGCTGGTCGGATCCCCATGTGGTCTTGCAAGCCGACATCTTCGAAGCCAGTCACACGTACGCGATCCGAGGTCGGCACACGTATCTGACGGTGGTCGAAGCCCAAGCCGGCCGCAGACGGTATTTCAAAGGCTTCGTCAGTGATCGACTGGACGGAACCTGGACGCCGTTAGCGGCAAGCCGCCAGCAGCCCTTCGTCTCACCGATCAATGTGGTCAATCAAGACCAATCGTGGGCGACCTCGTACAGCCACGGCGAACTGATTCGCAGCGGTTACGACCAACGTTTGGAAGTGGATCCTGACGGGATGCAATTGCTGTTTCAAGGAGCCGATGACACGGAATATCAACGCGGCAGTTATGGCGACATCCCCTGGCGACTGGGAATTCTAAAGTAG
- a CDS encoding ATP-binding protein: MLRSVQLLFPLVASLFAISGLAQQPAPIARHWQVHSFFYDAELAEKSVTHADVAADGSVWFAVSDGLYHYDGYRWKRYTTADGLPSNYVRCVLVADDGTLWVGTDRGAGRFDGETFDDSMLQGRLAGPSIRRIVEDTDGSLWFCCDQWPKGDVTAGLTRMKDGQFTTWRQADGLPSSYTSDYVRVSSGQQFVLTNQGLAEFTDDGFRQPLKDAGLWEEDTYVWSLVESARHGLIVATDTHFFQFKDGSWRRIPNQIAGLEQAKLVATRDGEVFTCTPGRGPVIYRWVGEGWTEASRQLTDITGGNNYLFEDKQGAVWIAGSERLLRWERIEPEWQLHQNVSGPVHRDSEGGIWFKKSQGGLVRWASGQPTHYPDLTAPIAEGPDGVLWVASDEKLYRWNNDRLDWVDLAGHVKPKLLGIDGRGVVWVSATDADRRRFLIGVDGDRLHVKDISDFEDRVRVRRSDADPRAGIWAILGANNFPPFHLVYCDTESIQTIPLPKRAQISHPPSVTALADGSVFVSGFFGLMRTTDLGATWSEVPMPSSAVGKLRVLGGEAWVQCRGDLGGRAALARYRDGEWDMMFDRQGKIVGQNGRKQLFASSQGKIEVLTAGVQRLPPPIATSPFDTRVTRVVAGDSGGLWVAVGTRCYRYRPDTHPPETEVIHGDQTLSEGETLHLRVRGLERFTPQRLKRYFRVSTQVDGQDWTPFETLGEEITFDAMPLGEHHVQIRVEDAAGQIDPTPATFRFSVLPVPLQSKVWFKPVVAIGFASILALALLAFFNWARVGRMARGLEREVARKTNRVVSSEREFRLLFEDSQDAICLFADDGTLQSCNDVGKELLAQTGPSTAHLRTLFVDQDEADRFESELRKTNHLRGSRFKMQTLDGKPFDAILSVNTRTDAGGNQIGHQVIIRDISTLVDLQQQLSETKKMEAVGRMAGGIAHDFNNFLAVVMYGAEFVRLSAKGDPAVDQGVQMILDAAERGRHLTGQIQTFSRASTNKMDIVQTGKVLEGLEPLLQGVVDASVAVKYHVAEDLDNIRGDESQLEQIFVNLAINASHAMPEGGTLSIHASNVDVTDHPVPELRLDAPGPHVVLEVADTGHGMDAATCERIFDPFFTTKPHGQGTGLGLAIVYGIVQQFRGQISVDSQVGRGTRFKIFLPATKEQGDEPGPQTPGQEPSKGNETILLVEDEQAIRDLACNSLRHYGYHVVAAVDGLDAKRKIESDGEFDLVISDVLMPGMTGTALLKWIRKTRPDLPIMLITGHADAGSEHAMDELDVPCLKKPFLPATLASRVRELLDRRLAATTP, from the coding sequence ATGCTTCGTTCCGTCCAACTGTTGTTTCCGCTCGTCGCGTCCCTGTTCGCGATCAGCGGGCTCGCGCAGCAACCGGCCCCGATCGCGCGACACTGGCAAGTTCATTCGTTCTTTTATGATGCTGAATTAGCGGAGAAGTCCGTCACGCATGCCGACGTCGCCGCCGATGGATCGGTTTGGTTTGCCGTTTCGGACGGGCTGTATCATTACGACGGATATCGCTGGAAACGTTACACGACCGCAGACGGTCTGCCGAGCAATTACGTTCGCTGTGTTCTGGTTGCCGACGACGGCACACTCTGGGTGGGCACGGACCGCGGCGCAGGACGCTTTGACGGTGAAACGTTTGACGACAGCATGCTGCAAGGCCGATTGGCCGGCCCCAGCATCCGTCGCATCGTCGAAGACACCGATGGATCACTCTGGTTTTGTTGTGACCAATGGCCCAAGGGCGATGTCACCGCGGGGCTGACCCGCATGAAAGACGGACAGTTCACGACCTGGCGCCAGGCTGACGGCTTGCCCAGCAGTTACACATCCGACTACGTCCGAGTTTCCAGCGGCCAACAGTTCGTCTTGACCAATCAAGGCCTGGCCGAGTTCACCGACGACGGCTTCCGACAACCGCTCAAGGACGCCGGGCTCTGGGAAGAAGACACCTACGTTTGGTCCTTGGTCGAGAGTGCCCGGCATGGATTGATCGTCGCCACCGACACCCACTTCTTTCAATTCAAAGACGGATCGTGGCGCCGCATCCCGAATCAGATCGCCGGCCTGGAGCAAGCGAAACTGGTCGCGACCCGAGACGGTGAAGTGTTCACCTGCACGCCGGGCCGCGGACCGGTGATCTATCGCTGGGTCGGCGAGGGTTGGACCGAAGCGTCTCGCCAACTGACCGACATCACCGGTGGCAACAACTACCTGTTCGAAGACAAACAGGGTGCGGTCTGGATCGCCGGTTCGGAGCGTCTGCTCCGCTGGGAGAGGATCGAGCCGGAGTGGCAGCTGCATCAAAACGTCAGCGGTCCGGTTCATCGCGATTCAGAGGGAGGAATCTGGTTCAAGAAAAGCCAGGGCGGCTTGGTGCGATGGGCATCGGGCCAGCCGACGCACTACCCCGACTTGACCGCACCGATTGCGGAAGGACCCGACGGGGTGCTGTGGGTGGCGTCCGATGAGAAGCTGTACCGTTGGAACAACGATCGTCTCGACTGGGTTGATTTGGCCGGGCACGTCAAGCCGAAGCTGCTGGGAATCGACGGCCGCGGTGTGGTCTGGGTCTCCGCAACCGATGCCGATCGACGCCGATTTTTGATCGGGGTCGACGGTGATCGATTGCACGTCAAAGACATTTCCGATTTTGAAGATCGGGTTCGTGTCCGTCGCTCCGACGCGGACCCGCGCGCCGGAATTTGGGCGATCCTGGGAGCGAACAATTTCCCGCCGTTTCACCTCGTCTACTGTGATACCGAATCGATCCAAACGATTCCGTTGCCCAAGCGGGCTCAGATCAGTCATCCGCCGAGTGTCACCGCGCTGGCCGACGGATCGGTTTTTGTGTCAGGTTTTTTTGGGCTGATGCGGACGACCGATCTGGGTGCGACCTGGTCAGAAGTCCCGATGCCGTCGTCGGCCGTGGGCAAGCTTCGCGTGCTCGGCGGAGAAGCGTGGGTGCAATGTCGCGGCGATCTGGGCGGTCGCGCGGCGTTGGCGCGGTATCGCGATGGCGAGTGGGACATGATGTTCGATCGTCAAGGCAAGATCGTCGGTCAGAACGGAAGGAAACAACTGTTTGCGTCATCGCAAGGAAAGATCGAAGTGTTGACCGCGGGGGTGCAGCGTCTGCCGCCACCGATTGCCACATCGCCCTTTGACACGCGCGTGACCCGTGTCGTCGCGGGCGATTCCGGTGGGCTGTGGGTGGCAGTGGGGACGCGATGCTATCGCTATCGCCCCGATACCCATCCGCCGGAAACCGAGGTCATCCACGGGGACCAAACGCTCAGCGAAGGTGAAACGCTGCATCTGCGTGTCCGCGGCTTAGAACGATTCACCCCCCAACGACTGAAACGCTATTTCCGTGTCTCCACCCAGGTCGATGGCCAAGATTGGACGCCATTTGAAACCCTCGGCGAGGAGATCACGTTTGACGCGATGCCGCTGGGCGAACACCACGTTCAGATTCGCGTCGAGGATGCGGCGGGGCAAATCGATCCCACACCCGCGACGTTCCGTTTCAGCGTGTTGCCGGTGCCGTTGCAATCGAAAGTCTGGTTCAAACCGGTCGTTGCGATCGGATTTGCCTCGATCCTCGCCTTGGCACTGTTGGCGTTTTTTAACTGGGCCAGGGTCGGCAGAATGGCCCGCGGTCTGGAGCGTGAGGTCGCCCGCAAGACCAATCGGGTTGTCTCCAGCGAGCGCGAATTCCGGCTGCTATTTGAAGATTCTCAGGATGCGATTTGTCTGTTCGCGGACGATGGGACGTTACAGAGTTGTAACGATGTCGGGAAAGAACTGTTGGCGCAAACCGGACCCTCGACCGCTCATTTGCGGACCCTGTTTGTGGACCAAGACGAAGCGGATCGGTTTGAATCGGAGTTGCGCAAAACCAATCATCTCCGCGGCAGCCGCTTTAAAATGCAAACCCTCGATGGGAAACCCTTTGACGCGATCTTGTCGGTCAACACGCGAACCGACGCCGGCGGGAATCAGATCGGACACCAGGTCATCATTCGTGACATCTCCACGCTCGTCGATCTCCAGCAACAGCTCTCGGAGACCAAGAAGATGGAAGCGGTCGGCCGCATGGCCGGTGGAATCGCGCATGATTTCAACAATTTTTTGGCGGTCGTGATGTACGGCGCCGAGTTTGTCCGTCTCAGTGCCAAGGGTGACCCCGCGGTGGATCAAGGCGTGCAGATGATCTTGGACGCGGCCGAACGCGGACGCCACTTGACCGGCCAGATCCAAACCTTCAGCCGCGCGTCGACGAACAAGATGGACATCGTCCAGACCGGCAAGGTGCTCGAGGGATTGGAACCGTTGCTGCAAGGCGTTGTCGATGCGTCGGTGGCCGTGAAGTATCACGTCGCCGAAGATCTTGACAACATCCGCGGCGATGAGAGTCAGCTGGAACAGATTTTCGTCAATCTGGCCATCAACGCCTCCCACGCGATGCCCGAGGGAGGAACACTCAGCATCCATGCGTCCAACGTTGACGTGACCGACCACCCCGTGCCCGAACTCCGTCTCGATGCTCCCGGTCCCCACGTGGTCCTCGAAGTCGCCGACACCGGCCACGGCATGGACGCGGCGACCTGTGAACGGATCTTTGATCCATTCTTCACAACCAAACCGCACGGCCAAGGAACGGGCCTGGGGCTGGCGATCGTCTACGGCATCGTCCAACAGTTTCGCGGCCAGATCTCGGTGGACAGCCAAGTTGGCCGCGGGACCCGTTTCAAAATCTTTCTTCCCGCTACCAAAGAACAGGGCGACGAGCCGGGCCCCCAGACGCCCGGCCAGGAACCCAGCAAAGGCAACGAGACGATCTTGTTGGTCGAAGACGAACAGGCGATCCGCGACCTGGCGTGCAATTCGTTGCGACATTACGGGTACCATGTCGTCGCCGCTGTCGATGGCTTGGACGCTAAACGCAAGATTGAATCCGATGGTGAATTTGATCTGGTGATTTCAGACGTCTTGATGCCTGGAATGACCGGAACGGCGTTGTTGAAATGGATCCGCAAGACGAGACCGGATTTACCGATCATGCTAATCACCGGTCACGCCGATGCGGGCTCCGAGCACGCGATGGACGAGCTTGATGTGCCCTGTCTGAAGAAACCGTTTCTTCCGGCGACGTTGGCCTCGCGAGTCCGTGAATTGCTCGACCGTCGGCTGGCCGCGACGACACCTTGA
- a CDS encoding Kelch repeat-containing protein, whose translation MVGRVKKKVVADSGQTDSGQTDSGRRWQWETIDAIGSPTARHEASLVAYQNKLYLIGGRRVNPVDVYDPATNTWTAKSKTPLELHHFQAVVVGDAIYLMGAMTGPYPHETPLEKIVVYYPDEDRFDFVHSIPESRRRGGAGAVYHDGMIYLVGGITNGHIDGFQPWLDRYDPVTGDWDVLADAPHARDHFQAVVSANRLYSIAGRTTSKATNEVFSRVVPPVDVYDFGSARWLPESESPILPTPRAGNMATVWRNEVIVGGGETTQKTAHNDVEAFDTVSGTWRSWPKLNRGRHGSGFAIMGEYVYTASGSGNRGGSPELTTIERLKLPVVKYQQ comes from the coding sequence TTGGTTGGTCGTGTTAAAAAAAAAGTAGTCGCTGACTCAGGACAGACTGACTCAGGACAGACTGACTCGGGCCGTCGATGGCAGTGGGAAACCATCGATGCGATCGGCAGCCCGACGGCCCGCCATGAAGCCAGTTTGGTGGCTTACCAGAACAAGCTGTATCTGATCGGCGGCCGTCGCGTGAACCCGGTCGACGTCTACGACCCCGCGACGAACACGTGGACGGCAAAGTCAAAGACGCCGCTGGAATTGCATCATTTTCAAGCTGTCGTGGTGGGTGACGCGATCTATCTGATGGGCGCGATGACGGGGCCGTACCCTCATGAAACGCCGCTCGAAAAGATCGTCGTCTACTATCCCGATGAAGACCGTTTCGATTTCGTGCACAGTATTCCGGAGAGTCGTCGCCGTGGCGGTGCCGGAGCGGTCTACCATGACGGCATGATCTATCTGGTCGGCGGCATCACCAACGGCCACATCGACGGTTTCCAACCTTGGCTGGATCGATACGATCCGGTGACCGGCGATTGGGACGTGCTGGCCGATGCGCCCCATGCGCGGGATCACTTTCAGGCAGTTGTTTCAGCCAACCGTCTGTATTCGATCGCCGGCCGAACGACGTCAAAAGCGACCAACGAGGTGTTTAGCCGTGTCGTGCCGCCGGTCGATGTGTACGATTTTGGAAGCGCCCGTTGGCTTCCCGAATCTGAAAGCCCAATCCTTCCCACGCCGCGGGCAGGAAACATGGCCACCGTTTGGCGAAACGAAGTGATCGTCGGCGGCGGTGAGACGACTCAAAAGACCGCCCACAACGACGTCGAAGCCTTTGACACGGTGTCGGGTACTTGGCGGTCATGGCCCAAGCTTAATCGCGGACGTCACGGTTCGGGATTCGCGATCATGGGCGAGTACGTTTACACGGCGTCTGGATCGGGCAACCGCGGCGGGTCCCCGGAGTTGACGACGATTGAACGACTCAAATTGCCGGTCGTAAAATACCAACAGTGA
- a CDS encoding DUF5060 domain-containing protein, whose translation MMRRTTRLKPRIVTTLVLLIAAVTAASVQARRPIVDQSVVFAEQDGLVAVEAEHFFKQTDDDVRAFYLTHSEWTPSITPDGDPSHVAGASGGAYLEILPDTRRTHGDKLIRGTNFSPQPGAMAVLHYKVDISTPGTYYVWVRAHSTGSEDNGLHVGIDGTWPESGQRLQWCQGKQTWRWESKQRTEKQHCGEPYKIFLEIDEPGEHVIHFSMREDGFEFDKFLMTTDREFQRPADAGPEPRLKHGTLPKTFPLVAATNNGAASTTTATTATKTSADGDAASLQLTAAAFAEGNKSGYYLDQGKWLAINPEQHKRGSTAKTFPFPTGRYNITLKTVGENDGRSSYEVSVDESKIGQYTNPLADAMYKEGKAFHKTWNNVPITEGAMIGVSSTIGSKDGQEFSRARWSAVAFTAADAATAKSIAPILAKQAAQPQHGATAKSKTSPTKPSSDQPLQRPRGENGDAGVDVSGELKRWHKVTLDLSGPYAHEKDNQPNPFTDYRMTVRLKHSGGTEYTVPGYFAADGNAGNTSAESGTVWRAHFAPDQTGQWTYTVSFHQGSLAALDSDAASKPLAPFDGASGSFTIAESDKTGRDLRGQGRLTYVGKHYLQFAGSKKYFLKVGADAPETLLAYADFDNTIAGNPRKAPIKTWTPHVQDWKPGDPTWGDGKGKGLIGAVNYLSGKGCNAFSFLTYNAGGDGDNVWPFIQREDKLHYDCSKLDQWGTVFDHGTAKGMYLHFKLQETENDDHNKHKASGGVPESLDGGNLGSQRKLYCREMIARYGHNLALNWNLGEENTQTTEQQQAMINYLADLDAYGHNIVVHTFPSQQDQVYRPLLGERSKLTGVSLQNSSLETTHAQTAKWVSESAKAGKPWIVAFDESGSAAHAQCPDLGYNGFDGHDRTGKMAYTQHKVRKQTLWGTLMAGGAGNEYYFGYQFDENDIVCEDWRSRDQSWDYCRIAIGFFHDHQIPFWEMKNADELIGNPDRKPTKYCFAKANDTYLVYLCEGGSSSLDLSGAAGTYDVRWFNPRDGGPLQSGGTTSVSGGGTVSLGKAPSDPDQDWLVVLKKK comes from the coding sequence ATGATGAGACGAACCACACGACTGAAACCTCGCATCGTCACCACATTGGTGCTGCTCATTGCAGCCGTCACCGCAGCGTCTGTGCAGGCACGGCGCCCGATCGTCGATCAATCGGTCGTGTTCGCCGAACAGGACGGCTTGGTGGCCGTCGAAGCGGAACACTTTTTCAAACAAACCGACGACGACGTTCGTGCGTTTTACTTGACGCATTCCGAATGGACGCCGTCGATCACACCGGACGGCGATCCGTCCCACGTCGCTGGAGCCAGCGGTGGCGCCTACTTGGAAATTCTGCCCGATACGCGTCGCACCCACGGCGACAAACTGATCCGCGGCACCAATTTTTCACCCCAGCCCGGCGCGATGGCCGTGCTGCACTACAAGGTCGACATCTCCACACCGGGGACCTACTACGTTTGGGTCCGCGCCCATTCGACCGGATCCGAAGACAACGGTCTGCACGTGGGGATCGATGGCACTTGGCCGGAAAGCGGCCAGCGATTGCAGTGGTGCCAGGGCAAACAGACCTGGCGATGGGAAAGCAAACAACGCACCGAGAAACAGCACTGCGGAGAACCGTACAAGATCTTTTTGGAAATCGACGAACCGGGCGAGCACGTCATTCATTTTTCGATGCGGGAAGACGGTTTCGAATTCGACAAGTTCTTGATGACGACCGACCGCGAATTCCAGCGTCCCGCCGACGCCGGCCCTGAACCGCGGCTGAAACATGGAACGCTCCCCAAAACATTCCCGCTGGTTGCGGCAACGAACAATGGCGCGGCGTCAACCACCACGGCGACGACAGCCACCAAAACCTCAGCCGACGGTGACGCTGCGTCCTTGCAATTAACCGCCGCCGCATTCGCCGAAGGCAACAAATCGGGCTACTACCTGGACCAGGGCAAATGGCTGGCGATCAACCCCGAACAACACAAACGCGGATCGACCGCCAAAACGTTTCCGTTCCCCACCGGGCGCTACAACATCACCCTGAAAACGGTCGGCGAAAACGATGGCCGATCCAGTTATGAGGTGTCGGTCGATGAATCGAAAATCGGCCAGTACACCAATCCGCTCGCCGATGCGATGTACAAAGAAGGCAAAGCGTTTCACAAGACTTGGAACAACGTTCCGATCACCGAAGGTGCCATGATTGGCGTTTCATCAACGATCGGCAGCAAGGACGGGCAAGAGTTCAGCCGGGCCCGATGGTCGGCCGTCGCCTTCACCGCCGCCGATGCTGCGACCGCCAAGTCGATCGCGCCGATCCTGGCAAAACAGGCCGCGCAGCCGCAACACGGCGCCACTGCCAAATCGAAAACCAGCCCCACCAAACCCTCCAGCGATCAACCGCTGCAACGGCCCCGCGGCGAAAACGGTGACGCCGGCGTCGACGTCTCCGGTGAATTGAAGCGTTGGCACAAGGTCACGTTGGATCTGAGCGGACCCTATGCCCACGAAAAAGACAACCAGCCCAATCCGTTCACCGACTATCGGATGACGGTGCGGCTAAAACACTCCGGCGGCACCGAGTACACGGTGCCGGGCTACTTCGCCGCCGATGGCAACGCCGGAAACACGTCGGCCGAATCCGGCACGGTCTGGCGCGCCCATTTTGCTCCCGATCAAACCGGCCAATGGACCTACACCGTTTCCTTTCATCAAGGCAGCTTGGCGGCGCTCGATTCCGACGCAGCCTCCAAGCCGCTGGCACCCTTTGATGGGGCCAGTGGATCGTTCACGATCGCCGAGAGCGACAAGACCGGCCGCGACCTGCGTGGCCAAGGCCGATTGACGTATGTCGGCAAACACTATCTGCAATTCGCCGGATCGAAAAAGTATTTCCTGAAAGTCGGCGCCGACGCGCCAGAAACCCTGCTCGCCTATGCCGACTTTGATAACACGATTGCCGGCAACCCCAGGAAAGCGCCTATCAAAACCTGGACACCACACGTCCAGGACTGGAAACCGGGCGACCCGACCTGGGGCGACGGCAAGGGCAAGGGCCTGATCGGTGCGGTCAATTACTTGTCCGGCAAAGGCTGCAACGCGTTTTCGTTTCTGACCTACAACGCCGGAGGCGATGGCGACAACGTCTGGCCCTTCATCCAACGCGAGGACAAACTGCATTACGATTGCAGCAAGCTGGATCAGTGGGGAACCGTGTTCGATCACGGGACCGCCAAAGGCATGTACCTGCACTTCAAATTGCAGGAAACCGAAAACGACGATCACAACAAACACAAGGCGTCCGGCGGCGTTCCGGAAAGTCTTGACGGCGGCAATCTCGGATCGCAACGCAAACTGTATTGCCGCGAAATGATCGCCCGCTACGGCCACAACCTGGCGCTCAACTGGAACCTGGGCGAAGAGAACACGCAAACGACCGAGCAGCAACAAGCGATGATCAACTATCTCGCCGACTTGGACGCCTACGGTCACAACATCGTCGTGCACACCTTTCCGTCCCAACAGGACCAGGTCTATCGGCCGCTGCTGGGCGAGCGATCAAAACTCACCGGTGTCTCCCTGCAAAACAGCAGCCTGGAAACCACGCACGCTCAAACGGCCAAATGGGTCTCCGAATCCGCCAAGGCGGGCAAACCCTGGATCGTCGCGTTCGACGAATCCGGCAGTGCCGCCCACGCCCAGTGCCCCGATCTGGGCTACAACGGCTTTGACGGACACGACCGGACGGGCAAGATGGCGTACACCCAGCACAAGGTCCGCAAACAAACGCTATGGGGAACCCTGATGGCCGGCGGTGCGGGTAACGAGTACTACTTCGGTTACCAGTTCGATGAAAACGATATCGTCTGTGAAGACTGGCGCAGCCGCGACCAGAGTTGGGACTATTGCCGCATCGCGATCGGGTTCTTTCACGACCATCAAATCCCATTTTGGGAAATGAAGAACGCCGATGAGCTGATCGGGAATCCCGATCGCAAGCCGACGAAGTACTGTTTCGCCAAAGCGAACGACACCTACCTGGTGTACCTTTGCGAGGGCGGATCCTCGTCGCTCGATCTATCCGGTGCCGCGGGAACCTATGACGTCCGCTGGTTCAACCCGCGTGACGGCGGACCGTTGCAATCGGGCGGCACGACAAGCGTTTCCGGCGGCGGCACGGTGTCACTAGGCAAAGCACCGTCGGATCCCGATCAAGATTGGTTGGTCGTGTTAAAAAAAAAGTAG